The following coding sequences lie in one Oncorhynchus kisutch isolate 150728-3 linkage group LG17, Okis_V2, whole genome shotgun sequence genomic window:
- the LOC109881071 gene encoding G-protein coupled receptor 61, translating to MEPPVDSSTSPWNSSQSSLSGLPGPWLPAFPALLHPNASKVSLPVGTGASRAPLAQSLALCVMLLMDLLAVVGNLAVMAVITKTPQLRKFAFVFHLCLVDLLAALVLMPLGMLPDRVLAHDEALCRSYLCLSVGLVSAAILSISAINVERYYYIVHPMRHEVKMTVGVVVTVLVGIWIKAIVTSAMPLLGWVFQGSQGVGVELGGGLEAPMIPSHPSQRRCSLHWTGGGGTTRLIFMLFFTFVYFLCPVLIILVVYCNMFKVARVAAMQHGPLPTGMDTPGPRPHRSESLSSQSTMAASLGGGRGGGPGGPCPPLRTPSQRTFNGGKAAAVLVAVGGQFLCCWLPYFSFHLYAALVSTPPASLASGQMEEVVTWIGYFCFTSNPLFYGCLNRQIRTELGRSLACIFKRAGPGNGDQLASREASIEENFLQFLQGTGCNLEPCESQAHSRASRPEELEEVGERGPLQDGPCQENTLVQEHTPVDFHIPGQIIEETSEFLEQQHLNLNNDINLADNCCRVHRTLLDSA from the exons atggAGCCTCCTGTTGACAGCTCCACCTCCCCCTGGAACTCttcccagtcctctctctccggACTTCCAG GTCCCTGGCTCCCAGCCTTCCCAGCCTTGCTGCACCCCAATGCCTCTAAAGTGAGTCTTCCCGTGGGCACCGGCGCCAGCAGAGCCCCCCTGGCCCAGTCCCTGGCCCTGTGTGTGATGCTTCTCATGGACCTCTTAGCGGTCGTAGGCAACCTAGCCGTCATGGCTGTCATCACCAAGACACCGCAGCTGAGGAAGTTCGCCTTCGTGTTCCACCTGTGTCTGGTTGACCTGCTGGCGGCTCTGGTTCTGATGCCTCTGGGGATGCTGCCGGACCGGGTTTTGGCGCACGACGAGGCACTGTGCCGGAGCTACCTCTGTCTTAGCGTGGGTCTGGTCAGTGCCGCCATCTTGTCTATCTCTGCCATCAACGTGGAGAGGTACTATTATATTGTCCACCCCATGCGCCATGAGGTCAAGATGACCGTGGGGGTGGTTGTGACGGTGTTGGTCGGGATCTGGATCAAAGCTATTGTCACGTCAGCAATGCCACTCCTGGGCTGGGTCTTCCAGGGGAGCCAGGGGGTAGGGGTCGAACTCGGAGGGGGACTAGAGGCTCCCATGATCCCGAGTCATCCAAGCCAGAGACGTTGCTCCCTACACTGGACCGGAGGAGGAGGGACCACACGGTTAATATTCATGCTCTTCTTTACCTTTGTCTACTTCCTGTGTCCAGTGCTGATCATCCTTGTTGTGTACTGTAACATGTTTAAAGTAGCCAGGGTCGCAGCCATGCAGCATGGCCCCTTACCTACCGGGATGGACACACCTGGGCCCCGCCCTCACCGCTCCGAGTCCCTCAGCAGCCAATCCACCATGGCTGCCAGCCTGGGGGGAGGCCGCGGAGGTGGCCCTGGGGGCCCATGCCCTCCACTCCGCACCCCCAGTCAGAGGACCTTCAACGGGGGTAAAGCTGCGGCAGTCCTGGTGGCGGTTGGAGGCCAGTTCCTATGCTGCTGGCTGCCTTACTTCTCCTTTCACCTGTACGCCGCCCTGGTCTCCACCCCCCCGGCCTCCCTGGCTTCGGGCCAGATGGAGGAAGTCGTGACCTGGATCGGTTACTTCTGCTTCACCTCTAACCCCTTATTCTACGGCTGTCTGAACCGGCAGATCCGCACGGAGCTGGGCCGAAGCCTGGCCTGTATCTTTAAGCGGGCGGGGCCGGGCAACGGGGATCAGCTGGCCAGCCGAGAGGCCTCCATCGAGGAGAACTTCCTCCAGTTCCTCCAGGGGACAGGGTGCAATCTGGAGCCCTGCGAATCTCAGGCACACAGCAGGGCTAGCAGGccagaggagctggaggaggtgggggagaggggccCTCTTCAAGATGGACCTTGTCAGGAGAACACGCTGGTCCAGGAACACACGCCTGTTGACTTCCACATCCCTGGACAGATTATCGAGGAGACCTCTGAGTTCTTGGAGCAGCAGCATCTGAATCTGAACAATGACATCAACCTAGCAGACAACTGCTGCAGGGTACACAGAACATTGCTGGACAGCGCCTGA